From the Deinococcus sonorensis KR-87 genome, the window CTGCACCTCAGTCAGCGCCGACCGGCTGTTCCTGATGAACCGGCCTCAGCAGCGCCTCCACGTCCGGCCGGGCAATCGGCTGGAAGAAGCTGTTGCGAATCATGGGCCGGAACCCCGCGTCCGCAGCAATCCGGACCAGCTCGCGTACCGTGGCGTTGTGCCGGTCGTGGCCCGCCGCCGCGCTGACCACGTTCTCCTCGAGCATGGTGCTGCCCAGGTCCGACGCCCCGTAGTACAGGGCGGCCTGCGCCACCTTGAACCCCTGAGCCGGCCAGGACGCCTGGATGTTCGGCTGGTTGTCCAGGGCGATCCGGGCGATGGCCAGCTGCTGCAGGTACTCGTGGGCGCTGGCCCCCGGCGCCTTGCCGTGCAGGCGGGTGTGCTCGGTCTGCAGCGTCCACATGGCGAAGCCGGCGAACCCGTGGCCGTACAGCTGCAGCGACCGGTCCTGCTGATCACGGATCTTGAGCAGGTGGCTGGCGCGCTGGGCATGGCTCTCGCCAAAGCCGATCACCATGGTGCTGATGGTGTACAGCCCCTTACGCTGAGCCGTCGTCCAAAATCCGGAACCAGTCATGGGAGCGGATGCGGGCGGGGGCCGCGTTGGCACGCACCTCATCTTCCAGAATCTCGCCGCCCGCGCCGGGCAGGCCGTCCAGCCCCGCCTGAATCAGGGTGTCGAGCAGGGTGTCCAGGTCCAGCCCGAAGGCCTTCTCCATGAACAGCACCTCCTCGGGGCTGAACGCCTCGATGCGGATGGTGGGGTGGTGCCGCTTGATGTGCTGCAGCAGACCGGTGTAATACTCCAGCCCCAGCTGCGGATTCACGCCGCCCTGCATCAGGATGCGCGAGCCGCCCACCGCCTCCAGCTCCCGGATCTTGTGGCTGATCTGCTCGTAGTCCAGCACGTAGCTGTCCTTCTGACGGGCCGTGCGGTAGAAGGCGCAGAAGTTGCACCCTACGTTGCAGATGTTGGTGTAGTTGATGTTGCGGTCGATCAGGAAGGTCACGACCTCCGGGTCCGTGCGCGCCAGACGCAACTCGTGCGCCACCGCCGCCACGTCCGGCAGCGGCAGGCTGTAGAGGGCCGTCACCTCCGAATGATCGAGCCGCTCGCCCCGGGCGGCCTTGTCGAGCAGGCTGGAAGCGGAAAGGGTCATGCCGTCAGTCTAGCGCTGGCCCCCCGGGACAAGCGCCTTCACGCTTACGGTCCGGTGCGGGTCCGCAGCACCGTGGCCTGCCGCACCGGGGTCAGGGTGTGCGCCTGCCCGTCCGGCACCGCGGCGCTCTCCCCCACCCGCAGCTGAACAAAGTCGCCGTGCGGCAGGTCCAGAATCAGGGTGCCGCCCAGGCAGACGTACCAGCACGCTCCGTCACCGCCCGGCTGCGGGCGCGTGACCTGCACCACGCCCAGCCGCCCGGCGCTGCCCGGCAGCTCCACCCAGACGTCCGGGCTCGCCTGTGCCAGCCGCAGCAGGTGCAGCGCCTCGGCCACTCAGCCGCCCCGCGCCGCCTGATTGAGTTTTTTGCTGGCCTGCAGCGCCATGCCCTTGGCCTTCTTGATGTCCAGACCCAGGCCCGGCGCGACCTCCTCCACCTTGCGCCCCTGCTCGCGGGTGGCGGTCACCAGGGCGCGTTCCTGCTCGCTCAGCACGCCCAGGTGCGGTTTCAGGTCAGCCCAGGCCAGCGCTGCCTTGGGCGCCGTGGCCGGCTTCTTGGCCGCGCTCTTGGACTTGCCTGCCGCCTTGGCGGGCGCCTTGCGGGCCGCCGACTTGAGCGGGGTATGGATGGCCATGCCGCCCTCGGCGGGAGCGCTGCGCCCTGTCCGGCCGGCGCTGGCCTTCCCGGCCGGCTTCTTCGCCGCTTTGGCCGGGGCCTTGGCCGCCGCCTTCCGCGCCGGCTTGCCCGGCTTCTTCTTGGGCTCCTTGCCGCGCTCCTCCAGGATGCTGCGGGCGTCGTCAGCGCTCAGGTCGGGGCCGTCCTCCCCCTTGCGGAGGGTGGCGTTGCGCTCCCCGTCGGTCAGGTACGGACCGAAACGCCCGCTGCGCAGGCTGATGGCCGTGCGGTCCGGGTACTCGAAGCTCTTGAGCGGCCCGGCCGTCGCGCCCCGGCCCCGGAAGCGCGGCTGCTGGAACAGCGCCTCGGCCTCCGGCAGCGTGACGGTGAACAGCTGCTCGTGGCTGGTCAGGCTGCGGCTGTCGGTGCCGCGCTTCAGGTACGGACCGAACTTGCCATTCAGCGCCCAGACCTCCTCTCCCTCCAGCGTCCCGACCAGTCGGGGCAGCGTCAGCAGTTGCAGGGCGCGCTCCAGCGTCAGGGTATTCAGATCATCGGTGGGAAACAGGCTGGCGGTCCGGCTGGGCGGCGTGGTGTCGCCCAGCTGCACATACGGCCCGAAACGCCCGGCCTTGGCAATGACCGGCAGCCCCGTCTCCGGGTCCTGCCCCAGCACCTGATCGCCGCTGGGCCGGCTCATCAGCTCCTGGGCGCGCTCCAGCGTCAGCTCATCCGGGGCGAGGTCCTCGGGAATGTTGGCGCGGGCCTCGCCCTGGCTCATGTACGGGCCGTACTTGCCGACCCGCACTTCGATGCCGCTTCCAGCGAGACGTGGCACCTCGATGGTGGCCACCGCGCGGGCATCGATGGCCTCCATGTTGCTGGCGATCAGCGGCTTGAGGCCCATGCCGCCCTGGTCGCCCAGGTAGAAGCCGCGCAGGTAGGGCGTGCGCTGCTTGCGGCCCCCCGCGATGTCGTCCAGTTCCTCCTCCATGCGGGCGGTGAAGTCGTAGTCCACCAGCGAGGAGAAGTGGTGTTCCAGCAGCGCGCTGGTGGCGAAGGCGGTCCAGGTGGGCACCAGCGCCGAGCCCTTCTTGGCGGCGTAGCCCCGGTCCTGAATGGTGCCGATGATGCTCGCGTAGGTGGACGGCCGGCCGATGCCTGCGGCTTCCAGCGCCTGCACCAGCGAGGCCTCGGTGTAGCGGGCCGGTGGCTGGGTCTCGTGGCCGCTGGCGTCCATGCGCTGGCCGGTGACCGCCTGGCCCTGAGTCAGCGGCGGCAGGATCACCTCGCGGTCCTCCAGCGCGGCGGCCGGATCGTCGCTGCCCTCCACGTAGGCGCGCAGGAAGCCGGGGAAGTCGATGGCGCGGCCCGAGGCGCTGAACTGCACCGGCCGCCCGTCCCGGGTCTGGCCGCCCAGACGCACCTGCATCCGGCGACCGCGCGCGTCGGCCATCTGCGAGGCCACCGTGCGCTTCCACACCAGATCGTAAAGCCGCCACTCGTCTGTGCCCAGCTCAGCGCGCAGGCTGTCGGGGGTGCGGAAGCTGTTGCCGGCCGGCCGGATCGCCTCGTGCGCCTCCTGGGCATTCTTGCTCTTGCTGCTGTAGACGCGCGGCTGCGGCGACAGGTAGGCGTCACCGTACATGGCCTTCACCTGACTGCGCGCGGCGGTCATCGCCTCGGCCGAGAGGCTGGGGCTGTCGGTGCGCATGTAGGTGATGTAGCCGCCCTCGTACAGCTTCTGGGCCGCCCGCATGGTGCGCTGCGCCCCGAAACCCAGCTTGCGCGAGCCTTCCTGTTGCAGCGTGCTGGTGATGAACGGCGGGTAGGGCCGCTGGGTATACGGCTTCTCCTCAGCGCTGGTCACGGTCAGGGCCGACCCGGTCAGCGCCTCGGCCAGCGCCCGGGCCTGCGGCTCATCCAGCAGGGCCACCTCGCTGCCGGGCTTCAGCCGGCCGGTCAACGGGTCAAAGTCGCGGCCCAGGGCCAGACGCCGGCCTTCCAGCTCGGTCAGCCGGGCCGGGAACTGCGCGCCCGCAGCGTCACACTGCGCCTCGATGTCCCACCAGCCGGCCGACACGAAACGCATCCGCTCACGTTCTCGCTCCACCAGCAGGCGGGTGGCCACGCTCTGCACCCGGCCGGCCGACAGCTTGGGCGCCACCTTGCGCCACAGCACCGGGCTCACCTCGTAGCCGTACAGCCGGTCCAGAGCACGCCGGGCCTCCTGCGCCTCCACCAGATTGGTGTCGATGTCGCGCGGGTGCTGGATGGCGCTCTGGATCGCTTCCTTGGTGATCTCGTGGAACACCATCCGGCGCACCGGCACCTTGGGCTTGAGCTCCTGCAGCAGGTGCCACGCGATGCTCTCGCCCTCGCGGTCGTCGTCGGTCGCCAGAATCAGTTCGTCGGCCTCGCTGGTCAGCTTGCGCAGCCGGGCCACATGCTGCCGCTTCTCCGCCGACACCACGTACAGCGGCCGGAAGTCCTCCTCGACGTTCAGCCCCAGCCGCGCCCAGCTCTCGTTCTTGTAGCGCTCCGGGATCTCCGCCGCGCTGCGCGGCAGGTCACGAATATGACCGATGCTCGACTCCACCGTGTACCCCTTGCCGAGATACTTTTCGATGGTGCGGGCTTTGGCCGGAGATTCAACGATCACGAGGGTCTTGGGCATAAGGAAGGGAGAACGCCGGCAGAGACGCCAGCTGTTATCGGCGTGAGCGTAGCACAGCCCGCCCGGACACAGTGGTGCATCGGTCAGGATTTATGACGCTCCAGGGTGGCTCAAGCCTCGCTCAACGGGCGCTCAAGGTGCGTGCTACAGTACCGCTCAATGCGAAGTCCAGGCGGTACCGGCAGTGCGTTTCTGGCCCTGATGCTGGCGGCGCTGGCCGGAGTGTTGCTGCTGCTGCCGGGGCCCCGCGTGCCCTCGGCGCTGCACCCGCACGCCACCCTGCTGGTGCTGGGCGCAGCTCAGTACAACGGCCACCCCAGTCCCGCCTTCCGGCAGCGGCTGGACCATGCGCTGGCGCTGTACCGCAGCGGTCAGGTGCAGCGGGTGGTGGTGTCGGGCGGGGTGGGGCACGGCGACCGCTACAGCGAGGGGCAGGTGGGGCTGCAGTACCTCCGCCAGCGGGGCGTGCCCGGGTCAGCGCTGCAGGCCGAGACGCACAGCCGCACCACGCTGGAGAACCTGCGCCTCAGCCGGCCGCTGCTGCACGGCCCGGTCACGCTCGTCACCGACGAGGCCCACGCGGCCCGGGCGCTGGCGCTCGCCCACGCCACAGGGCTGCAGGCCAATGTGAGCAGCGTGCCGCTGGGCGCGGGTCACCTGCGCTACCGGCTGCGCGAACGGCTGGCCCTGACCGCCTACAGCGTGCTGGGCGCGGCGCGACTGTAACGGCTCAGCGGTCCAGGTTCGGCAGGCGCACCACCGAGAACCAGAAGTCCTCGAAGGTGCGCACCACGCCGAAAAAGTTGTCGATGTTGACCGGCTTGACGATGTAGGCGCTGGCGAAGTTCTGGTAGCTGCGCATCACGTCCGACTCGGCGTCGGAGGTGGTCAGCATGATCACCGGAATGATGCGCAGTTCCGGGTCCTCCTTGATGGCCTTGAGGGTGCTGACGCCGTCCAGGCGCGGCATGTTGATGTCCAGCAGGATCAGGTCCGGGCGCGCCTGCCCGGCGAAGCGGCCCTGACCGCGCAGGTAGGCCAGCGCGTCCACCCCGTTCTCCACCACGTCCAGATGCACCGCCAGCCGGCCCTGCTCGAAC encodes:
- a CDS encoding response regulator; translated protein: MTYNALNPIRILMAEDNDMDVYLAREAFEQGRLAVHLDVVENGVDALAYLRGQGRFAGQARPDLILLDINMPRLDGVSTLKAIKEDPELRIIPVIMLTTSDAESDVMRSYQNFASAYIVKPVNIDNFFGVVRTFEDFWFSVVRLPNLDR
- the topA gene encoding type I DNA topoisomerase; translated protein: MPKTLVIVESPAKARTIEKYLGKGYTVESSIGHIRDLPRSAAEIPERYKNESWARLGLNVEEDFRPLYVVSAEKRQHVARLRKLTSEADELILATDDDREGESIAWHLLQELKPKVPVRRMVFHEITKEAIQSAIQHPRDIDTNLVEAQEARRALDRLYGYEVSPVLWRKVAPKLSAGRVQSVATRLLVERERERMRFVSAGWWDIEAQCDAAGAQFPARLTELEGRRLALGRDFDPLTGRLKPGSEVALLDEPQARALAEALTGSALTVTSAEEKPYTQRPYPPFITSTLQQEGSRKLGFGAQRTMRAAQKLYEGGYITYMRTDSPSLSAEAMTAARSQVKAMYGDAYLSPQPRVYSSKSKNAQEAHEAIRPAGNSFRTPDSLRAELGTDEWRLYDLVWKRTVASQMADARGRRMQVRLGGQTRDGRPVQFSASGRAIDFPGFLRAYVEGSDDPAAALEDREVILPPLTQGQAVTGQRMDASGHETQPPARYTEASLVQALEAAGIGRPSTYASIIGTIQDRGYAAKKGSALVPTWTAFATSALLEHHFSSLVDYDFTARMEEELDDIAGGRKQRTPYLRGFYLGDQGGMGLKPLIASNMEAIDARAVATIEVPRLAGSGIEVRVGKYGPYMSQGEARANIPEDLAPDELTLERAQELMSRPSGDQVLGQDPETGLPVIAKAGRFGPYVQLGDTTPPSRTASLFPTDDLNTLTLERALQLLTLPRLVGTLEGEEVWALNGKFGPYLKRGTDSRSLTSHEQLFTVTLPEAEALFQQPRFRGRGATAGPLKSFEYPDRTAISLRSGRFGPYLTDGERNATLRKGEDGPDLSADDARSILEERGKEPKKKPGKPARKAAAKAPAKAAKKPAGKASAGRTGRSAPAEGGMAIHTPLKSAARKAPAKAAGKSKSAAKKPATAPKAALAWADLKPHLGVLSEQERALVTATREQGRKVEEVAPGLGLDIKKAKGMALQASKKLNQAARGG
- a CDS encoding YdcF family protein, translated to MRSPGGTGSAFLALMLAALAGVLLLLPGPRVPSALHPHATLLVLGAAQYNGHPSPAFRQRLDHALALYRSGQVQRVVVSGGVGHGDRYSEGQVGLQYLRQRGVPGSALQAETHSRTTLENLRLSRPLLHGPVTLVTDEAHAARALALAHATGLQANVSSVPLGAGHLRYRLRERLALTAYSVLGAARL